The window CTGAAGACCAGACTCCAGCCGGGACCACGTTCGAGATTGAGGAGATACGCGAGTTCCGTGTCGCTCTCCGCCGCCACCCACGCGAGGACCCCACCGCGAACGAGGAGGCGGAAGACCCCGGTGAGCGGACCGGTGAGCAGTCGGCGAACCTTCACCTCGCCCCAAGGTGGCAAGGGATGCGTACCGAGAACTACGCGGGCGAGGTGTCCGAGTACAGCGTTCCTCAGTCTATCGACGAAGCGGTGAACGTGAAGGTGAAAGGCTCGAACATCGACGCGTTCCGCTACGAGAACCTCGTACGCCTCGCCTTCGACGCTGTTGGCGTGCCTGGTTTCAACTTCGACCGTCTCCACCCCTACAGCAACGTGCAGGACGCCGAACGCTACGTTCGAGTGAGTGAGGACGCGTCCGGGCCGATTCACGCTCGTGACGGCCCACTCGCCGCTCTCGGACACCTTCTCGAAAACGACCGGGAGGGCTACCGGAAGGTCGTTCAGAACGACACCGACGAACACGGTCGCCAGCTCCCTGGCTACTATCACACAACCACACTCGGGCCGCGTCGCGTCCGTGAAGCGTGGCCCACGCACGAGTTGCCGGTTGAAGTGAAGCACTACTACGCCAGGGAGGCTCTCAGCGTCCCACAGGACCATCCTCTCCGCGACCCAAAGCTGGGCGCGTCGTATCAGGTGAACCGGTGGGACGGAACGCTCGGAGCGAGCGAGGAGGATCTTCAGCAACTCCGTGACGAACTCGACGCCATCGTGCGCTCCGTCCTCTTCGATGCCGGTCTCGATATCTCACCGACGAACGGAACCGGCGATTACACGCCAGACGCCTTCTTTTCGGCGGACACGGTCGAGGCCGACGAACCGGTGAAACTCGACCTTACGCGCATCGAGAGTTCTCAGGAGAGCGTTGTTATCCGCCACATCGCCGACGGCCTCTCTCCGGTCGAGTGGGAGAGCCTACAGACGCTCGTGGCGGACGGTGGGCGCGTGAGCCCGCAGGATATCGCCGACGAACACAGTCGTCATGTCGACAGTGTCTACCGGGCACTGTCTCGGATCGAAGATCTCGTTGACCGGAAGTACGGCGAGGTTGCGATCCGGTCGAAGCACATCGCTAAGCTGGTACACGAGAAGGTCGAGGCGGCACGCGAAGCGAACCGTGAAGCCGTGCAGGCGGCCGCGCAGACGATGGAAGCGGCCGAACGCGGATTCGACCAGGCAGCGAGCGAGTTCGTCGCGTGGTGTAACCGCTACGGCGTCGATATTTCGAACCGACGCGACGCCCTCAGCATCGAACTCGGCGAGCTGGACAAGAACGACGACCCCGCACCCGAGTACATCGCCGACGAAGCGATGAAGAAGTGGAAGGCAGCCGGTCAGGACCCGACGCGGCTCCGCACCGCGACCGTGCGCTACTCGCGCCCGGACGGTACTCGCGTTTCGCGCCCGTTCTGGAAGGTCATGAACCCGACTTAGGGCGCGGCCTGACCAGTGGCAACACTACTTCTCACCCGTAATTACCGGCAATTGATGCCCCTTAGTGGGGGGTCTGGGCGCGGGCTCGGGCCGCTCCTCACGTCGCGGCCCGAGCCACCCAAGCGGGGAACCCGACGGCCGCTGTCGGGTTCCCCGTTAGGGGTGTGGCTAAGGCCACCTAACCAAAATACACCGCTCTCTCGCGCGCAGAGCGCGCGAGACCGCAACCGCCCCGCAGGGCGCGCGAAAAATTTCGCGCCCCCCTCCCGCCCCACGACCGCCCGCAGCGGTAGTCGAGTCGCTGTTTCTCTCGGATAGTGAATACTTACGACGCCGGTTTCGGTGTCAGTCTGTGGAGAGAATGACGCTGGCTTATATACGAACGCGGTTCTACGCGCCCGAGATACCCGCAGAGACGGGCTTTAGAGGGGTAAGGCTGAGTCCTGCCAGTACGCTCAGAAGAGGTCGCCGATGGCGATCTTCGTGTGGTCGTGTTCGTCGGTGCCGCCCGCGCCGTACCACGCGGAGACGGGAAGGCGGACGGCCGGGATGGCGCGGTAGGCGCGGACGCGAATCCCGTTTCCCACGACGACGTAGACCGCGAATCCGTACCATCCGCCCGCGTCGGTGAGGCGGTCGTGGGCGTGCGACCGGACGCGGAACCGACCGGGCCGGCCGCTCGCGGTCTCGGCCATCGTCGCCTTCAGCTCCCACGCGGTTCCGTCGGCGTCGACGGCGTCGCGCCAGTAGGTGTGCACGCCCTCGCGGCGGAGGTTCCACTTCTCGGCCATCTTCCTCTCGGCGAGCGTCCCGTACCTATTCGCGCGTTTTGAGCGAGACTGATTCATTCTGTTGTCTCGAACCCAACGCGTCGCGTCGCGCGCGTCATATATATACTATCCCCCGGCCCGTTTTTCCGCGGGGTCCTCGCACCAAGGAGCGATAGCGACGCCGGGTAGGACCCCGTGCACTATACAGTACGGCGGGGGGTGCGCAACACGCAACATCGATAACCCCGACGCCGTTATGCGATTTCATTCTCAACTCGTTGCACCGAATCGACGTACTTCCCATCCTCCTTGTACTTCTTCCACCGTCGAGAGCACGTAGAGGCGTCCCACGGCGTCTTCTTCGCCAGTTTACGGAACGCAACAGGGTTCTCTTTCTCCCGCTCGTTCACGATGGTCCACATCGCACAGTCCTCCACAACTTCGCCGTATTCGAGTTCCTCGCCCTCGTCTCCCTTCGACCAGCTCCACGTCGTCGCTTCCTTGTCGTTGTACCGCCAGTCAGTCTCCGGGATGCCCTCGATGGACTCGATTTCACCGACGCCGCGGCGATTCGTCACGTCCTGGTAGAACGTCGCTTCCTTCAGGCCGGTCTTGTGCACGCAGACGCCCATCTCGCGGATGAGCGGATGCACGTCCTTCCCGTCGTGGCCGATAACGATGAGCGAGCCGCCGTATTTCCGGATTTTGTACGCCAGCGGTCCCATCTTGCTCTTTGTCTCGTAGCCCGATGAGCCGGAGCCGCCGGCGCTGCTGCTGGCCTCGTCGAAGATGAAGAGCTTAGGCGTCTGGTCGTTGTGGAGCGGGTCGCCATCCTGCTGAATCCACTCTTCGAGTTCACCGAAGTTCGACAGCCAGCCGGCGCGCTTCTTCCCCTCCTTATCCTCCCAATCGTCGGTCTCGCGGAGCGTGCGGACGTTCGACGCGACGAGTGCCTCGCCCTCGTGGTGAGCCTTCCACAGCTGGGCGAGAAGGAACGCGAAGTTCGACTTCCCCGTGCCGGGTTCGGCCCACTCGTAGAACATCGGCGCGGGACCGGTCATAAACGACTTCAGCGTCTCGATGGCCTTCAGACCGGACACGTCGGCGCGCTGCCCGGCGTCGCCAGTGAGATGCTTCACCATCTGCATATCTCCCTCATCCATCGCTTCACGGCCGCGCTCCGACGCGGCGACACGAACGAGGTCGCGCACCTCACCGAGGCCGTCGTAGCGCGCGGGCATTTCGTCGGGTCGCTCCGCCTTCGTCGGGTCGTAGTGGTTGCGGAGGATGGCGAGGTGACGGTTCACCTTCGGGTCCTGCACGATGGCCGAGTACTCGTGGCCGAGCGCGTCACGCGCGCCGAACTGGTCGAGGTGCTCGCGGTACTGTGCCGGCGTGTAGAGGTCGTCGCCGGCGTCACCGCCGTCACTCATCGGTTTCACCTCCGTCGTCGCCGCGGTCGTCGCCCGGCGCGTCGATGTAGTCGTCGACGTTCGGTAGGTCTTCCATTTCTGAGAGGTCGTCAAGGTCGCTTGTTGCGTCGCTCCACGCGTCTTTCGCGGCGTTCTTGTCCATCATCAGGCCGCGCTCACGGGCTTCGGCGTTCTCGTTCACCGACGCCTGTTCGACGTCGACGGCCATCTTGCTCATCCGGTCGCGAGCCCGGTTCAGAGCGTGATGCTTGGCGATGAGGTCCGAGTAAATGTCCTCGACGTAGGTCTTCCACGTGAACATCCGGTCGTCGTTAACTTCGGGGAGCGGCGTTCCCTCGACGAAGAGCGTCCGGGTGTCCTCGTCCCAATCGTACTCGCGCACCTGCCACGCCGAGCCGCCGTTGATGGGCGTCGGCGCGTACTTGCCGATGGACTTCCGCGCCCAGACGTCCGGCGGGACGTAGTACTTCTCCTGGGCCTTCCCGGAGTTGGTGGCGTGTGCTTCGGCGTTGCAGAGGTAGACAGTCACCATGCGACGCCGACGGAGCCATCGAGCGAGCAGGTACGCGCTCGGCGCGAGCGCCGGCAGGAGGACGAGGTAGCCGCCGAGGAGACTCCACGCCCACGACGGCAGGTCCCAGCCGCCCGCGGTGAAGAGCCAGCCGAGCCCGACGACGACCCCGAGCACGGCGAGGAGGAGGAACCCGGCGAGGACCGGCGACTCGGACACGATGAAGGTGAGGCGGTCGCGCCAGTCGGCGAACGTCGCGCGCATCAGGCCACCTCCGGGGAGCCGTCACCGCGACGAAGCACGAACCAGCCGACGCCGAAGAACGTCACGATGGACGCGAACGCGCCGCCGAGCCACCCGAGTGTCGAGCCGCCCGAGAACGGCGAGCCGGCGCGCGAGCCGACCTGTACGTACGGACAGGAGCCTTCGGACTTGCACTGGCCGGTGACGATGGTGGCGGTCGCCGCGCCATCGACCGTCGGCGCGGCCACGGAGATCGTCGTCTCGCCACGGTAGAGCGTCACGTCGCGGATAGCGAACCGGCCGGAGTCGCCGCCGACGGTCCCGGAGACGGTCGCCGAGCGGTAGCGGTCCGAGTGGACGGTGAGCGTCATCGTGCCGTCGCTCCACTCGACGTCGGAGATGTAGCCGAGCGAGTCGATGCGCTTCACCACGTCGCCGCTCGCGCTCGCGGCGGTCGAGTTGTTCGCCGCGCTCGGCGAGTCCGAGCTGGCCGTGGAGTTGTTCGCCGCGACCACCCCGGCCGGGGAGATCGCGAGCGCGACGAGCGCGAGCAGGGCGATTGTGTATCGGTCCATGAGTGTCCGCCCGCGGAGTCGAACCGCGGCCGCCACAATGTCCAAAGAGCGGGCTTCCGGCGCGGACGAGAGAGGGGTTAGGAGGCGATACTACCAGGGCGTCGCGGCGTCCGTGACGAGCGACTGGAACCAGTCGATAACGCCGTCAACGACGCCCTGGATGGCCGCGATGGCCGTGTCCGCGACGGGGACGCCGAGGCCCGACAGCAACAGGAGCACGCCGGCCGCCGCGAGCGCGACGAGCACGAGGAAGCCGAGGAGCTTCGCGACGCCGAGGTAGAGGCCCATCAGTCGGCGGCCTCCCCGGCGCGCGCGCCGGACGCGGTGTCGGTCGTGTCGTCGACGTCGAGGGAGACGCGAACGCCGCGTCGGTAAGCGACGACCCCGGCCGCGACCGCCGCGGGGAGCCACGCCGCCAGCAGCACGAGTACGCTCGCGTCGAGGAGCGCGTCGGCGACGCCAAAGAACGCGACGCTCGTTACGACGCCCCCGTAGAGCACACGACCGGCGGATTTGGTGTCCTCGCTCATGACGACCTCCCGTACAGGAAGACGCCACCCAGTGCGACCAGGAGCAGCCCGCCGCCGATGGCCGCCGCCGTCATCGACGACCCGCCGGACGACTCACCGCCGCCGCCCGAACCGCCGCCCGTCGTCGGCTCGCGCTGCTTAATCTCCTCGCGAAGCTCGTTCAACTCGTCCATCATCTGGTAATACTCCTCGTTGTTCGCGGCCTCGAAGACGTAGGTCTGCGAGGTCGTGGAGTTGAGCGCCGACCCGGTTTTGTCCGTCATCGACGTAATCGTGAACTCGCCGTTGATGTCGACGTGCTCCCCCTCGGTCGTGAGGATGATCTGCGAACCCGGTATCTGCGAGGAGTTGTAGGTCGTGCCTACCTCCCACGTGCCGCCGCTCGGGGCCTGCTGGCTCATAATCGCTCCCTCGTAGGTCGCGCCGTCGTACGAGACCGTCATCGTCGAGGTCTCGTTAAGGTCCGGGAGCGCGTAACCGGACGCCGCCGCAGTCGCCAGCGCGTAACTCCAGTGCCCGGTAGACGAGTAGTTCGTCGCGTACTCTTGGGCGAGCGTGCTGGGGTTGATTAGCTCGCTCCAGTTCGCTCCGGCGGCGTGAGCGTTCGAGATCGACTCGATGGACGGCGCGAGGTTCGCCTTCGTCTGCTGGGAGATATCTTCAGTCTTGTTCCATGTCGCCGGGAACTTTGCAACCGTACTCCCAGGCGTCCAGAGAACAACTTCAGACCCTCCAGGAGGCGCTTTCACGCCAATCTGCATACCGTTGGAGAAGCCGAAACCTTCCGCACTGATCTTAGTGGGGTTGTGCCACGGTTTCCAGTGTTGAGCGACGAAATTAGTACTTTTG is drawn from Halocalculus aciditolerans and contains these coding sequences:
- a CDS encoding DUF7845 domain-containing protein — encoded protein: MTELIELVWHEFAANFLYAKRGLSPFFAADAAVKDVDGSTGWVDFQTSGERWQAKLYYQPSNILPPEDQTPAGTTFEIEEIREFRVALRRHPREDPTANEEAEDPGERTGEQSANLHLAPRWQGMRTENYAGEVSEYSVPQSIDEAVNVKVKGSNIDAFRYENLVRLAFDAVGVPGFNFDRLHPYSNVQDAERYVRVSEDASGPIHARDGPLAALGHLLENDREGYRKVVQNDTDEHGRQLPGYYHTTTLGPRRVREAWPTHELPVEVKHYYAREALSVPQDHPLRDPKLGASYQVNRWDGTLGASEEDLQQLRDELDAIVRSVLFDAGLDISPTNGTGDYTPDAFFSADTVEADEPVKLDLTRIESSQESVVIRHIADGLSPVEWESLQTLVADGGRVSPQDIADEHSRHVDSVYRALSRIEDLVDRKYGEVAIRSKHIAKLVHEKVEAAREANREAVQAAAQTMEAAERGFDQAASEFVAWCNRYGVDISNRRDALSIELGELDKNDDPAPEYIADEAMKKWKAAGQDPTRLRTATVRYSRPDGTRVSRPFWKVMNPT